The Capricornis sumatraensis isolate serow.1 chromosome 20, serow.2, whole genome shotgun sequence genome contains the following window.
GTCTTCCCTTCATTTTCAGTACCCTAGAGACTCAGGCATAAAAACAACAATTGTATTTTGAAGACCAGataataaagaaactaaaaatctcACACAGCCATGTGCACAACTTCTCCCACTTACGGGACCTCAGTGTCCTCCATTTAGCTTCCACTGGGATTACTGTTCAGTTTGAACAAGTGGTTTCACTCTGTTTCTGCCATTTCTGTTAGATGCCTTTCTCACCTGAATAGCTCTGCTTATGTGCACACTTCACAGATGGTTTTCACAGATACTCACCATTCCCTTCGCAGACCTTGTCACCGCTATTACAGGTGACATGATAATCACTTCCCAACAAGGAGATGAGGTCATTGAAATGCAAAGCCTTATTTCATGGTTGAGATGCCCCTTTTCACACCTGCACAGCTGCTGCCCAGGCATCTACTGTGCTGATGGGAAATACCAGTCAGGTAAGTAGCAATGTGTTTCAGGTAAGTGTCAGATTTTGGGACAAACTTCATTAGAAAATTCAGTCgtccatatggaaaaaaaattctgtttcaggGGATTGGAATATAAAACTATACACACGTCTGTAATACCTACACCTTcagaacagattaaaaaatttttatttcatattgaagtgtagttgatttacagtgtgttagtttcaagtgtacagcaaagtgattcagttatacatatacatatacttttcagattcttttcccatttagtttaTTACAGAACactgagtcccctgtgctatacagcaggcaGGACAGGGTTTTTTCAGGATACCCTCAGCATAGTGCTACCCTCATTCACCTGTGTTGAGACCACCTGacatctctctttctcctttgctcctGACTCAACACAGGGAACCTCACAGTTTTCACTGTCAAGGTTTCATGCTTCTGGCAAATGGCCAAAAATAAGATAGAGATGAGCTCCCAGCAGCTGAGCTGATATCTGgtatctgtgttttgttttggggtggggggagagagtaTGTTGGGTTAAATGCAATCTGTCTTAATATGCCTTTAAAATTGTGTTCTTAGatgaaagtattttatttagaGAAAAGTAAGGTTCATTTCATCTCCAATGTCAGGAACAGTTATTTAAAGAAACATGTGGCTAACTATTGTGTTTGGCAGGACGTTATACGGACAGGTTGGATGTTTTCTGCCCCACACCAGAAGCATTATGTATCTCCAAGATATTTTGCTATTAGCAAGAAATGGCTTTAGATATCATAATCTTGGTATTTTAGATGGTTGTTACCACAGACTTTttaaagttgaagtatagttgatttaccatgctgTGCTAATCACTGCTGTActgcaaatatatatacatatttatttttttccattatgatttatcataggatactgaatatagttctctttgctatacagtaggaccttgtttatccattcaaaaGCTTACATTTGCTAACCATGGACTTATTCAATGTCTAGACAGACtcagtgggggaggaggggggaaacATGTCTTAAAATTATGTACTATTAATACATGCCTTATTTCTTCGAAAATGTGTAGGATTTtgagttttcatttaaaatatatgtatatttttttgccTTATGATGAAAGTCTTATTTGCCAATTATATTAATACACTTTGCATATGTTTCTAATAATTAATGCCAAATAACAGGGAAAATGTGAGTATAGACAAATGTTTAATATATCTTATagatacttttattttcatatatgccTCTGTGTAACTTGTGATGTTTTCTTACAAGTACACATAGAACATCATGCTGATGGACAACcagggaaatttttttatttgaatcttGATATCtaattttgattaatatttttcaaCAATTATGtgacatatttatatgtgtgaAACTCCTTCATGAAGCCTGGTTTATCCTTCTATCCTGTGAAATCTTCACCTCGATTTGTATTCCTCtactttcttaaaaagaaaaaattggaaacataCATGTGTTTTATATCTTACATTTTTCTTCTCAGAGTGTATTGTGGGGGAAGACCTGTATCAGTGCACAGATAACTCCCTCACACATCTCTGCAGCCTCAGAGTTTCCCGTTGTGCGTCTGGCCCCTTCCACTCATACAGCAGATGACTTCATGATCGTAGTCTTCATTTCCATTGCCTTTGCACACATGAGCAAAAATTCTAAGTGCccacttcagttcggttcagttcagtcgctcagtcgtgtccggctctttgcgaccccatgaatagcagcacgctaggcctccctgtccatcaccaactcccggagatcactcagattcacgtccatcgagtgccCACTTAATGTGAGATTATATGAGATGCAGGCTTAATATTGAAAATTGAGGGACATGGTGATTATGATACacttcttttcatccttttcacTCTTCATTCCTCTAACTTCAGTAAAACGAGTGCCCTCTAGGCACTGACGTGATGTTTTCTGCCAGCTTGGAAATGGGGACTATATTCCTCATTCAGACAGGAATTGGCCTCATGGGAAATATCTCCCTCTTTTGTCTTTATAACTTCACTTTGCTCACTGGACATAATTTGAGGCCCATGGACCCAACCCTCATGCAACTGGTCATCGCCAATGCCACAGTTCTTTTCTCTAAAGGCATACCACAGACACTGGCAGCTTTCGGATGGAGGTATTTCCTGGATGACACTGAATGTAAACTTGTCTTCTATATCCACAGAGTAGCCACGGGAGTTTCCTTTAGCACCATCTGCCTCTTCAATGGCTTCCAGGCCATTAAGCTCAAGCCCAGTATCTGGAGGTGGATGGAACTCCAGATGAGAGCTCTACGATTCATTGCCTTCTGCTGTTTCCTCGGCTGGATTGTGCATATCTTGATAAGTTCATGTATTCTTATCATAGTAAAGGGTCCACTGAATGAGAAGAACTTCAGTACGAGAAATAATTAGGGATACTGTTCTTGGTACATGATACAGGGCTCTGTAGGCTCATTATACACAGTCATGTATTTCTCCCTTGATATTACAAGTTTAGGCTTTATGGTTTGGGCCAGTAGCACTATAGTTCTTTTCCTGTGCAGACACAAGCAGCGAGTCCAACACATTTGCAGCAACCGACTCTCCCCCAGACCTCCTCGTGAGGTCAGAGCCACACGCACTGTCCTGATCCTGGTAAGCTCCTTGGTTACAGTCTATACAATCTACATTGCTTTGACAATTTGGATGACTCTAGTTGCAAACCGAGGGCAGTGGATGCTGAACATCTCTGTCCTTTTGGCCACATGTTTTCCAGCATTCAGCCCCTTGGTGCTCATTATCAAGGACACTCGTATCTCTCAGTTCTGCTTTGCCTGTAGGGCAAGGAAAACACTGTTTGCTAATGTGATTGTCGTTCTATGAGTCTGTTCTCAATGGCATTCAAATATTTATCtcaactgctgctactgctgctaagtcacttcagtcgtgtccgactctgtgtgaccccatagacggcagcccaccaggctcccccgtccctgggattctccaggcaagaacactggagtgggtttccatttccttctccaatgcatgaaagtgaaaagtgaaagggaagttgctcagtcgtatccgactcagcgaccccatggactgcagcctaccaggctccttcattcataggattttctaggcaagagtactggagtggggtgccattgccttctccatttatctCAACACTTGTGACTATTTTGGGGACCTCTTAAGTGTTGGATATTAATTAGCCCTAAAAGGGAATATATTATCAGTTTCTAATGGCCATCattaagtatttaaataattaaaacttatttttatcagCTGTTTTCactcaaataatttcaaaatattctgACTTTAAATACTAATagcttacttttttaaaaggtctATTTCTCTCCGGATAATGGAGTGTgctctattttttaaagtcttactCAATCTTTTGTAATTGGAAATCCCAgcaattttaatgaagtctagaTATAAtgtactgctgttgctgctaagtcacttcgtcgtgtccgactctgtgtgaccccatagacggcagcccaccaggctctcccgtacctgggattctccaggcaaaaacactggagtgggtttccatttccttctccaatgcatgaaagtgaaaagtgaaagggaagtcactcagtcatgtctgactctttgcgaccccatgggctgcaccctaccaggctcctctgtccatgggattttccaggcaagagtactggagtggggtgacatcaCCTTCTCCGGATATAATGTACATACATGTGTAAATATCTATATTCAACGGCCAATAGCATTTATTACATACCAAAATTATGAGTCTTTAATCTTGCTTAATTCCAAAATTATCAAATCTGTTTTACTGTTGTTTTATAAAGTTAATATATACATGTtcaatgatttcctttgcttattttaaagtttgtgagaaaactatcatttattttatactacttttttaacatttaaaagcaaTATGCTgtggtcagtcacttcagtcatgcccaactctttgcaacctatagactgtagccagccaggcccctctgtccatgtgattctccaggcaagaatactggagtggattgccatgccctcctctaggggatcttcccaaccaaggaatcgaacccatatctctggccatctcctgcattgtaggcagtttctttacccactgagccacctgggaagcccattagcacACTAAGATCCCCTAGACCTTGTTTCCATTAGCTCATGGTATCAGAATGTGGAGAAGCAAACCTACAGATCTGTCTGCTGACTACCTTCATAAGGCATGTAACTGGTCTGTTATCAATCGCACACAGGCCTCCTGAATATATGGTTTCTCCACCCCTGCAGAGCCCATTAAATTGATGATCTAAGTGATATATGCAGTAAGCAAGGGCATCAGTATAAAGATAAACACTCACTGAAGTGTCAGAGCAGCATTTCACATACTCTTATCAAGCACAGGATATGAAGTAAGTGAAGAACAGAACCAGGAGAAATCATGTCCTAGAGCAGGCCTGGTAGGCACTGCGAgtgggcttgtgtgtgtgtgtgtgtgtgtgtgtgtgtgtgtgtgtcactcagtgtgtctgactcttttgcaaccccattgaactgtagcctgtcaggctcctctgtccatggagttctccaggcaagaatactggagtggattgccattcccttctccagagtgtcATACAGGAATTACTAATTTGCATATCATAGGTGAAATTTATAAACAATGATGTTCagttacttagtcgtgtctgac
Protein-coding sequences here:
- the VN1R1 gene encoding LOW QUALITY PROTEIN: vomeronasal type-1 receptor 1 (The sequence of the model RefSeq protein was modified relative to this genomic sequence to represent the inferred CDS: substituted 1 base at 1 genomic stop codon), with the translated sequence MFSASLEMGTIFLIQTGIGLMGNISLFCLYNFTLLTGHNLRPMDPTLMQLVIANATVLFSKGIPQTLAAFGWRYFLDDTECKLVFYIHRVATGVSFSTICLFNGFQAIKLKPSIWRWMELQMRALRFIAFCCFLGWIVHILISSCILIIVKGPLNEKNFSTRNNXGYCSWYMIQGSVGSLYTVMYFSLDITSLGFMVWASSTIVLFLCRHKQRVQHICSNRLSPRPPREVRATRTVLILVSSLVTVYTIYIALTIWMTLVANRGQWMLNISVLLATCFPAFSPLVLIIKDTRISQFCFACRARKTLFANVIVVL